One window from the genome of Megalobrama amblycephala isolate DHTTF-2021 linkage group LG4, ASM1881202v1, whole genome shotgun sequence encodes:
- the si:ch211-102c2.8 gene encoding trichohyalin isoform X3 yields MENDGSGENTDELLSADVDEGVDVYGLIPMALSHDHCDVLLDTIDAQLSHLQFHSQNQMHAGNSKRYKFPFSAYLDRSQSVSKDTGLGSTVPTNDKTPSNPDWTPLGGKDDQTEHQTMEIMKVGASVPDVWRPEGDGSLSSASRVEQCRWRLERLLGRSAEVTGIGNEEDEFTMDSVCTEDFSARFREEMLVLPASGMPMQSFDSVTIDTDLDTVCSEQVRQHLKSALSNRTVTHFAEYADRVNSDQEYNPKYALHLSKENGFCTGKTIQNNIQSFSSDDERTVEETSSEGAVSKLYYRSRRHSSGKKGKRRSLYQSRRNDFHISTERARDKSRIDGDQLKELRMSLTQLQQQKTATLHTLDKLREEMDQAKREQLSLQLSVRDSRAQAQNITCELHRLQAQRDLCLEEVRVLQEQQCVSRSVSVLEMEEMDRLLDNAKSDLFSEQRRFRHTLDSMQERLDEVNQELEQKEEDCGALRQKCSELEEQLADTIREKEQIKESTQKDLEQQVKCFGALERIVAQKELLLQGAEEAKEALLLELCSLREEHSLKLREIQNRTKKDMEEEIEQLKLQLTKSHKEELQKVRQQADELRSAALSEQAQTHKQSLDSLHNYIQVKDEEVKRLKEALEQHEEKMRRQAEELRRQTQEKIQKAVKREERKWEEQREKALKEQRGTLEQQIEEAVKRGRAEVEKERRNTLALQSKVTELQREAEKEAVRLKKTLQRSEKELQELRTAVTEKDQKHQRRAARHEQQSRRWAQDIQAECVCLQELLKHNGLTVENKHSSESPIVSETLQTLQSLTKALQQLINDLKNELNSQRRAALQLSREKEQELNLQKQQLMQEREQALAALKEKLIQEHIEEMSSLSRAQLHMNNDDTDRLCVHLRRQLRAKDDELRQVQNNMAQWKDKATTRLAHKFELELNAELERRVPKSRAEQQKRLERLENEMRHLTGQCQDYNESQLASTALQGGTDFQNSRVTQDLTSYKLLRHLQSRIRQLQAESQRDCPSPVKWNRDPRDLGGSYLDTIAPAKESYKTEDHLPAKTISS; encoded by the exons ATGGAAAATGATGGATCTGGAGAAAACACTGATGAGCTGCTCTCTGCAG ATGTGGATGAGGGTGTTGATGTTTATGGGCTTATACCCATGGCATTGTCCCATGACCACTGCGATGTACTACTGGACACAATAGATGCACAGCTGAGTCATCTACAG TTCCACAGCCAAAACCAAATGCATGCCGGAAACTCCAAGAGATATAAATTTCCTTTCTCAG CCTATCTTGATCGGAGTCAGTCTGTTAGTAAAGACACAGGCTTGGGAAGCACCGTTCCAACCAATGATAAAACACCATCCAACCCTGACTGGACTCCTTTAG GAGGCAAAGATGACCAAACGGAACATCAGACAATGGAGATTATGAAGGTTGGAGCCTCAGTTCCAGATGTGTGGCGTCCTGAGGGAGATGGCAGCTTGAGCTCAGCGTCCAGGGTAGAGCAGTGTCGTTGGAGGCTGGAGAGGCTTCTTGGGAGAAGTGCTGAGGTTACAGGGATAGGAAACGAGGAGGATGAATTCACTATGGACAGCGTCTGCACTGAGGACTTCTCAGCACGCTTCAGAGAGGAAATGCTGGTCCTGCCAGCCTCAG GAATGCCCATGCAGAGTTTTGATTCAGTCACCATAGATACTGATCTGGACACAGTGTGCTCAGAACAGGTTCGACAGCACCTGAAGTCTGCACTCAGCAACAGGACAG TCACACACTTTGCAGAATATGCTGACAGAGTAAACTCTGACCAGGAATATAATCCAAAATATG CCTTACATCTGAGCAAAGAAAATGGATTCTGTACAGGAAAAACCATCCAAAACAATATTCAGTCCTTCAG CTCTGATGATGAGAGAACTGTTGAGGAGACGAGCAGTGAAGGTGCTGTGTCTAAACTTTACTACAGAAGCAGGAGACATTCATCTGGCAAGAAGGGGAAGAGGAGGAGTTTGTACCAGAGCAGAAGGAATGACTTCCACATT aGTACAGAAAGGGCCCGGGACAAGAGCAGAATAGATGGAGATCAACTCAAAGAGCTGAGGATGTCACTTACTCAgcttcaacaacaaaaaaca GCTACACTTCATACTCTGGACAAGCTGAGAGAGGAAATGGATCAAGCTAAGAGAGAGCAGCTTTCTCTACAGCTCAGTGTGAGGGACAGCAGAGCACAGGCCCAGAACATCAC GTGTGAGCTACACAGACTGCAGGCCCAGAGGGACTTATGTTTGGAGGAGGTCAGGGTTCTGCAGGAACAACAG TGTGTAAGCCGCAGTGTTTCTGTTCTGGAAATGGAGGAGATGGACAGACTATTGGATAATGCTAAATCTGACCTGTTCTCAGAACAGAGGCGTTTCAGACACACACTAGACTCTATGCAGGAg AGGCTGGATGAGGTGAATCAGGAGCTGGAGCAGAAGGAGGAGGACTGCGGGGCTCTCAGACAGAAATGCAGTGAGCTAGAGGAGCAGCTGGCTGATACGATCAgagaaaaagaacaaataaaagAG TCTACCCAGAAAGATCTAGAGCAGCAAGTGAAGTGTTTTGGAGCGCTGGAGCGAATTGTTGCCCAGAAGGAGCTTCTTTTGCAGGGGGCCGAAGAAGCAAAGGAAGCCCTTCTTCTGGAGCTCTGTTCACTGAGAGAGGAGCACAGCTTAAAGCTGAGAGAAATACAGAACAGGACAAAAAAAGATATG GAGGAAGAGATTGAGCAACTGAAATTACAGTTAACCAAAAGCCACAAAGAGGAGCTTCAAAAG GTACGTCAGCAGGCGGATGAGTTGAGATCAGCTGCTCTCAGTGAACAAGCTCAGACCCACAAACAAAGCCTGGACTCCTTACACAACTACATCCAG gtGAAAGATGAGGAGGTAAAGAGGTTAAAAGAGGCTCTAGAGCAACATGAAGAGAAGATGAGGAGGCAAGCAGAGGAACTCAGAAGACAAACTCAGGAAAAG ATTCAAAAGGCTGTGAAGCGAGAGGAAAGGAAGTGGGAGGAACAGCGAGAGAAGGCTCTGAAAGAGCAGCGTGGGACTCTGGAGCAGCAGATAGAGGAGGCAGTGAAGAGAGGGAGAGCAGAAGTAGAAAAAGAGAGAAGGAACACACTGGCCTTACAGAGTAAAGTAACTGAGCTTCAGAGA GAGGCAGAGAAGGAGGCGGTACGTCTGAAAAAAACTTTACAGCGCTCTGAAAAGGAGCTTCAGGAGCTGAGGACAGCCGTCACCGAGAAAGACCAAAAACACCAGAGAAGAGCAGCCAGACATGAGCAGCAGAGCAGACGCTGGGCGCAGGACATACAAGCTGAGTGCGTTTGCCTGCAGGAGTTGCTTAAACACAATGGCCTGACTGTTGAAAACAAGCACTCATCAGAGAG TCCTATAGTGAGTGAAACTCTTCAGACCCTGCAGTCCCTCACAAAGGCCCTACAACAGCTTATTAATGATCTAAAAAATGAGCTCAACTCACAGAGACGTGCTGCACTGCAACTCAGCCGAGAAAAG GAGCAAGAGCTAAATCTGCAGAAACAGCAGTTGATGCAAGAAAGGGAACAAGCACTGGCTGCTCTAAAagagaaactcatacag GAGCACATAGAGGAAATGAGCAGCCTATCTCGAGCCCAGCTGCACATGAACAATGATGATACAGACAGACTGTGTGTCCATCTGCGCAGGCAGCTGCGGGCTAAAGATGATGAGCTCAGACAGGTGCAGAACAATATGGCACAGTGGAAAGACAAAGCCACTACAAGACTCGCACACAAATTTGAGCTGGAGCTTAATGCAGAGCTGGAGAG GAGGGTTCCAAAGTCCAGAGCAGAGCAGCAGAAGAGATTGGAGAGACTGGAGAATGAAATGAGACATCTGACTGGG CAGTGCCAAGACTACAACGAATCCCAGTTGGCCTCTACTGCTCTTCAGGGTGGCACAGACTTCCAAAACTCCAGAGTCACCCAAGACCTGACCTCATATAAACTGCTGCGGCACCTCCAGAGTCGCATCCGCCAGCTCCAAGCAGAGAGCCAGAGAGACTGCCCCAGCCCAGTGAAGTGGAACAGGGATCCCAGGGACTTGGGCGGCTCTTATTTGGACACG ATTGCTCCAGCTAAGGAAAGCTATAAGACAGAGGATCACTTACCAGCAAAGACCATTTCCAGTTAA